One genomic region from Rosa rugosa chromosome 1, drRosRugo1.1, whole genome shotgun sequence encodes:
- the LOC133714291 gene encoding sm-like protein LSM1B produces MSWAGPEDSLLSTSLASYLDKKLLVLLRDGRKLLGLLRSFDQFANVVLEGACERVIVGDLYCDIPLGLYVIRGENVVLIGELELNKEELPPHMTLVPEAEIKRAQKAERDASDLKGSMRKRMEFLDFD; encoded by the exons ATGTCGTGGGCAGGCCCAGAAGACTCTCTCCTCTCCACTTCTCTGGCGAGCTATCTTGACA AAAAGCTTCTTGTCTTATTGCGAGATGGGCGCAAGCTCTTGGGGTTACTACGGTCTTTTGACCAGTTTG CTAATGTTGTGCTTGAAGGTGCATGTGAACGAGTTATTGTCGGTGATCTTTATTGTGACATCCCATTAGGTCTGTATGTAATCCGTGGGGAGAATGTAGTCTTAATTGGAGAACTG GAATTGAATAAAGAGGAGCTTCCCCCGCATATGACTCTGGTACCCGAAGCAGAGATAAAAAGG gCTCAGAAAGCAGAGAGGGATGCTTCAGACTTAAAAGGCTCCATGAGAAAAAGAATGGAGTTCCTTGATTTCGATTAA
- the LOC133714283 gene encoding uncharacterized protein LOC133714283: MATATQIVEKLKLNPHQEGGFFSETFRDTSILLPLCQLPPDYKVDRPVSTAIYFLLPTGDVSRLHRIPCAETWHFYLGEPLTVMELNEEDGKVKLTNIGPNFIGEDQVPQYTVPPNVWFGAFPIKDFNISPDGGVTKAAPRDSETHYSLVGCTCAPAFQFQDFELAKRSELIKHFPDSEPLITLLTDPEKA; this comes from the exons ATGGCCACTGCCACCCAGATTGTTGAGAAACTGAAACTGAATCCACACCAGGAAGGTGGTTTCTTCTCTGAAACTTTCAGAGACACTTCCATTCTCCTCCCCTTGTGTCAGCTCCCACCAGACT ACAAGGTTGATCGCCCTGTGAGTACAGCTATTTACTTCTTGCTGCCAACTGGGGATGTTTCGCGCCTTCATCGGATACCGTGTGCAGAAACATGGCATTTCTACCTGGGAGAACCTCTTACG GTAATGGAGTTGAATGAGGAAGATGGGAAAGTCAAACTAACAAACATTGGACCAAATTTCATTGGAGAGGATCAGGTACCCCAGTACACAGTGCCTCCAAATGTTTGGTTTGGTGCATTTCCTATAAAGGACTTCAACATTTCACCAGATGGGGGGGTGACCAAAGCTGCTCCAAGGGATTCTGAGACCCACTACTCTCTCGTGGGATGCACTTGTGCACCAGCCTTTCAGTTCCAGGATTTCGAGTTGGCAAAACGCTCAGAGCTCATTAAGCACTTCCCTGATAGCGAGCCTCTTATAACATTGCTAACAGATCCTGAAAAAGCATAA
- the LOC133714297 gene encoding pollen receptor-like kinase 3, producing the protein MVAVRCRLPFLFLLLFFFTFSPYLSLSLSEEEALLKLKASFTNSTALANWVPIPGSSPCKWAGVYCTKGGIVQGLHLQKMGLSGTINIEALTQLKGIRALSFDDNNFAGSIPDFHTLGALKSLSITNNNFSGEIPKDFFAEMNSLKKVYLSKNKFSGKIPESLTKLKYLMELHLENNQFSGAIPESLTELKNLTQLHLENNQISGAIPDFKEESLKDLDLSNNKLKGAIPDDMSRYGPKIFAGNEGLCGGPLKKPCDNAPTPSPSPSPSPPEQPKPHAGKTNQSSSDTIKIVVGVIVGVVVMLLLMMIIRYKRRRREENFSVLGKENMEEHVPQHHGEVVEVHVPSSNSRSVGSTSAQAAALRSASSKKSGDSKKGSHSGKNAGNNELLMVNDQRGTFGLPDLMKAAAEVLGNGGLGSAYKAVMGNGLSVVVKRMRDMNRLGRDGFDAEMRRFGRLKHRNILTPLAYHYRREEKLLISDYIPKGSLLYVLHGDRGTSHSELTWPTRLRIIQGVAKGMKFLHTEFAAYDLPHGNLKSSNILLDKDYEPILNDYAFHPLINPSNAAQTMFAFKTPEYIESQQISPKSDVYCLGIVILEILTGKFPSQYLSNGKGGIDVVQWVQSAMAEQREQELLDPEIETNTESANQMLQLLQIGADCTESKPDRRPDIREAIRRILEVQA; encoded by the exons ATGGTCGCTGTTCGCTGCCGCCTccccttcctcttcctcctcctcttcttctttacCTTCTCCCCTTACCTCTCGCTTTCCTTGTCCGAGGAGGAAGCCTTGCTTAAGCTCAAGGCATCCTTCACCAACTCTACGGCCTTGGCCAACTGGGTTCCCATCCCGGGTTCCTCCCCATGCAAATGGGCCGGCGTCTACTGCACTAAGGGCGGCATCGTCCAGGGTCTTCATCTCCAGAAAATGGGCCTTTCTGGAACAATCAACATCGAAGCCTTGACCCAACTCAAGGGCATCCGAGCCCTTAGCTTTGACGACAACAACTTCGCGGGAAGTATCCCCGACTtccacacacttggagctctcAAGTCTCTGTCAATAACCAACAATAATTTCTCCGGCGAAATCCCAAAAGATTTTTTTGCCGAAATGAACTCGTTAAAGAAAGTTTACCTCTCGAAAAACAAGTTCTCCGGCAAAATCCCGGAATCGCTGACCAAGTTGAAATATCTGATGGAGCTTCATCTCGAGAACAACCAGTTCTCCGGGGCCATCCCGGAATCGCTGACCGAGTTGAAAAATCTGACGCAGCTTCATCTCGAGAACAACCAAATCTCCGGAGCCATCCCTGACTTTAAAGAGGAATCTCTAAAAGATCTAGATTTGTCTAATAACAAGCTCAAGGGTGCAATCCCGGATGACATGTCCAGATATGGTCCTAAGATATTTGCCGGAAACGAAGGACTTTGCGGCGGACCACTCAAGAAGCCATGTGATAATGCACCTACACCGTCACCGTCACCGTCACCGTCACCACCAGAACAGCCAAAACCTCATGCAGGAAAAACAAACCAATCATCGTCCGACACCATCAAGATAGTAGTCGGGGTGATTGTTGGCGTGGTGGTTATGCTGTTGCTGATGATGATAATTAGATATAAGAGGCGACGGAGGGAGGAGAATTTTAGTGTTCTTGGCAAGGAAAACATGGAGGAGCATGTACCTCAACACCATGGGGAGGTGGTTGAAGTTCATGTGCCAAGCTCAAATAGCAGAAGTGTAGGTAGCACTTCTGCGCAGGCCGCGGCGTTGAGGTCGGCCAGTAGCAAGAAATCTGGGGATTCCAAGAAGGGTTCTCATAGCGGGAAGAATGCAGGGAATAATGAGTTGTTGATGGTGAATGACCAGAGAGGCACGTTTGGGTTGCCAGATTTGATGAAAGCCGCGGCGGAGGTTTTGGGGAATGGAGGATTGGGGTCAGCTTACAAGGCTGTGATGGGTAATGGGTTGTCTGTGGTAGTGAAGAGGATGAGGGACATGAATAGATTGGGGAGAGATGGGTTTGATGCTGAGATGAGAAGGTTTGGAAGATTGAAGCATAGGAATATCTTGACTCCCTTGGCTTACCATTATAGGAGAGAAGAGAAGCTGTTGATTTCAGACTACATTCCTAAAGGCAGCTTGTTATATGTTTTGCATG GTGATCGAGGAACTTCTCATTCGGAGCTGACCTGGCCTACCCGTTTGAGAATTATCCAAGGAGTTGCGAAAGGGATGAAGTTTCTGCATACTGAGTTTGCAGCCTATGATTTGCCCCATGGAAATCTCAAGTCTAGCAATATTCTTTTAGACAAAGATTATGAGCCAATTCTTAATGACTATGCTTTTCATCCACTAATCAACCCCAGCAATGCTGCACAAACAATGTTTGCTTTTAAGACCCCAGAGTACATAGAATCCCAGCAAATATCTCCAAAATCTGATGTTTATTGTCTTGGAATAGTCATTCTTGAAATCCTTACTGGAAAGTTCCCGTCTCAATATTTAAGCAATGGCAAAGGTGGGATTGATGTGGTTCAATGGGTGCAGTCAGCAATGGCCGAGCAGAGAGAGCAAGAGCTGCTAGACCCGGAGATTGAAACCAATACAGAATCAGCGAACCAGATGCTGCAGCTTCTCCAAATCGGAGCTGATTGCACTGAGAGTAAACCTGATCGAAGACCTGATATAAGGGAGGCCATTAGGAGGATACTCGAGGTACAAGCCTGA
- the LOC133736660 gene encoding protein DEEPER ROOTING 1-like, translating to MEILRSQLYKSLFEVQLSVAYGICVLHLISIFNWMQSKLTGKPQIKKPNLKLFDDHKVQKPPKEDQPISEWPHGLLTIGTLGSNHESKEDLHAWANPPPSPRDPLHDFTPAEATHIQNELNSFFNEHVDQSSYSAAELGKFLNRQSSLKLTERTNSNAADSDELKEHFNSQFQRSASVVLSRGKDVNCLENTNTAIGKKSILSFLLKKMFVCSSGFAPPVAAPALRDPIPESRMEKLLRAILHKKIYPQQSSNSTVSKKKYLENRHITKSVTASEEQLDPKRDDSDSNDDGSKWDKTDSEYIVLEI from the exons ATGGAAATTCTCAGATCACAACTCTATAAAAGCCTTTTTGAAGTTCAGCTCTCAGTGGCTTATGGGATCTGTGTACTACATCTGATTTCT ATATTCAACTGGATGCAAAGCAAGCTTACTGGGAAACCCCAGATTAAGAAACCAAACTTGAAACTGTTT GATGATCACAAAGTGCAAAAACCTCCCAAAGAAGATCAACCAATTAGTGAATGGCCTCATGGACTGTTGACAATTGGAACATTAGGAAGTAATCATGAATCAAAAGAAGATCTACATGCATGGGCTAATCCACCACCCTCCCCTAGAGATCCTCTACATGATTTTACACCAGCGGAAGCAACACACATTCAGAATGAGTTGAACTCATTCTTCAATGAACATGTTGATCAATCAAGTTATTCAGCTGCAGAACTGGGCAAGTTTCTTAACAGGCAATCAAGCTTGAAGTTAACTGAAAGAACTAATAGCAATGCTGCTGATTCTGATGAGCTTAAGGAGCATTTTAATAGTCAATTCCAGCGTAGTGCAAGTGTGGTGCTTAGTCGAGGGAAAGATGTCAATTGCTTGGAGAACACAAACACTGCCATTGGAAAGAAGTCAATATTGTCTTTTCTTCTGAAAAAAATGTTTGTTTGCAGTAGTGGGTTTGCACCACCAGTTGCTGCTCCTGCTCTAAGAGATCCAATCCCTGAATCAAGAATGGAGAAG TTATTGAGGGCTATACTTCACAAGAAGATCTATCCCCAGCAAAGTTCAAATTCAACAGTTTCCAAGAAAAAGTACTTGGAGAACAGACACATCACCAAGTCTGTCACTGCCAGTGAGGAGCAACTAGATCCTAAACGAGACGATTCAGACTCGAATGACGATGGAAGTAAATGGGACAAGACTGATTCTGAAT ACATCGTTTTAGAGATATAG
- the LOC133714300 gene encoding probable polygalacturonase, which translates to MVETLPLGRFHHHRLDLKRWLPSFLSSHKTLFTVLWIAAFASVFVWQRNIVDGFSFFRRVPARAMPRLRPAAFNLTDFGAVGDGVTLNTEAFEKAVLAISKLGKKGGGQLNVPPGRWLTAPFNLTSHMTLFLAQDAEILGMQDEKYWPLMPPLPSYGYGREHPGPRYGSLIHGQNLKDIVITGHNGTINGQGQTWWKKYRQKLLNHTRGPLVQIMWSSDIVITNITLRDSPFWTLHPYDCKNITIRNVTILAPIFEAPNTDGIDPDSCEDMVIEDCYISVGDDGIAIKSGWDQYGIAYGRPSKNILIRNLVVRSMVSAGISIGSEMSGGVSNVTVENLLVWSSRRAVRIKTAPGRGGYVRHITYRNLTFDNVRVGIVIKTDYNEHPDDGYDRKAFPVLRDISFTSIHGQGVRVPVRIHGSEEILIRNVTFRDMSVGITYKKKHIFQCAFVQGRVIGTIFPSPCENLDRYDEQEKLVKHSVSQNMTDIDYDF; encoded by the exons ATGGTGGAGACCTTACCCTTGGGGCGGTTCCACCACCATAGACTCGACCTGAAGCGGTGGCTCCCTTCCTTCTTGTCCTCCCACAAAACCCTCTTCACCGTTCTCTGGATCGCCGCCTTCGCATCGGTTTTCGTGTGGCAGAGGAACATTGTAGATGGGTTCTCGTTTTTCCGGCGAGTTCCGGCCAGAGCCATGCCGAGGCTGAGACCGGCGGCGTTTAACTTGACGGATTTTGGGGCGGTGGGTGATGGTGTTACTTTGAACACTGAGGCGTTTGAGAAGGCTGTGTTGGCTATTTCAAAGCTGGGGAAGAAGGGTGGTGGTCAGCTCAATGTGCCTCCTGGCCGGTGGCTCACGGCGCCGTTTAATCTCACTAGTCATATGACTCTGTTTCTTGCTCAAGATGCTGAGATACTTGGAATGCAG GATGAGAAGTATTGGCCTTTGATGCCTCCACTGCCTTCATATGGGTATGGAAGAGAGCACCCTGGGCCTCGGTATGGAAGCTTGATTCATGGTCAAAATCTTAAAGATATTGTTATAACAG GACATAATGGTACCATTAACGGTCAGGGTCAAACATGGTGGAAGAAGTATCGCCAGAAGCTTCTCAATCACACGCGGGGTCCACTTGTTCAGATTATGTGGTCAAGCGACATTGTAATCACTAATATAACTTTACGAGATTCTCCTTTTTGGACACTTCATCCATATGACTGCAAGAATATTACAATTAGAAATGTTACAATCCTGGCTCCCATATTTGAAGCTCCAAATACTGATGGAATAGATCCTG ATTCCTGTGAGGATATGGTGATTGAGGACTGTTACATAAGTGTGGGGGATGACGGAATTGCAATAAAGAGTGGCTGGGATCAGTACGGAATTGCTTACGGACGGCCATCAAAAAATATACTCATTCGTAACCTTGTGGTCCGCTCTATGGTCAG CGCTGGCATATCAATAGGCAGTGAGATGTCTGGTGGAGTTTCAAATGTCACGGTGGAAAACCTGCTTGTGTGGAGCTCAAGGCGTGCTGTTCGGATCAAGACCGCCCCTGGAAGAGGTGGATATGTGCGTCACATAACCTACAGGAATCTGACGTTTGACAATGTTCGAGTTGGAATAGTTATCAAGACAGACTACAATGAGCACCCTGATGATGGCTACGATCGAAAGGCTTTTCCGGTGCTTAGGGACATAAGCTTCACAAGCATCCACGGACAGGGAGTTCGCGTGCCTGTCCGTATCCATGGGAGTGAAGAGATTCTGATAAGAAATGTGACTTTTCGAGATATGTCAGTGGGGATTACATACAAAAAGAAGCATATTTTCCAGTGTGCCTTTGTTCAAGGTCGTGTAATAGGGACCATCTTCCCTTCTCCTTGTGAAAATCTTGACCGGTATGATGAGCAAGAAAAGCTGGTGAAGCACTCTGTCTCCCAGAACATGACAGACATAGATTATGATTTTTGA
- the LOC133727338 gene encoding protein LAZ1 homolog 2, with protein sequence MASSSSHTSVHENIYADLYKPAVITAASFTVVALILSLFLILRHLRSYNKPSEQIWVVAVVFMVPVYATDSMISLLNPKLSLACDILRSCYEAFALYSFGSYLVACLGGERRVVELLENQSGKLLNKALVEGEDENCRKPHWSLRNFFRRPTIIGKNLLTIVKFGLVQYMILKTVCAFLALVLEIFGVYGDGEFKFHYGYPYITIVLNFSQMWALYCLVQFYNVTHERLQPIRPLAKFISFKAIVFATWWQGVGIALLCYFGVLPNQEKLQTGLQDFLICIEMAIAAVAHVFVFSAEPYHYIPSSSGYEKITTTETTSEEAVKLEEGDSSTQAVVETKETQVEAPGTSVTESVQDIVFEGGHHVVKDVVLTINQAIGPVEKGVTKGVTKIQETFHQRSDEHDDKSKVSVEESIEVTLSDEETHLDR encoded by the exons ATGGCATCGTCTTCTTCACATACTTCAGTCCATGAAAACATATATGCAGATCTCTACAAACCAGCCGTGATAACTGCAGCTTCCTTTACAGTTGTGGCACTCATTCTCTCCCTTTTTCTCATCCTTCGGCATCTCAGATCATACAACAAGCCTTCA GAACAAATATGGGTGGTTGCTGTTGTTTTCATGGTACCTGTCTATGCTACTGACTCG ATGATATCCTTGTTGAATCCGAAGTTGTCTCTAGCATGTGACATTCTAAGAAGCTGTTATGAAGCGTTTGCCTTGTATTCTTTTGGAAGCTACTTGGTTGCTTGTCTGG GAGGTGAGAGAAGAGTAGTAGAATTACTTGAAAATCAATCTGGAAAGCTCCTAAACAAAGCATTGGTAGAAGGGGAAGATGAAAATTGCAGGAAACCACACTGGTCTCTTCGCAACTTCTTCAGGCGACCAACTATTATTGGGAAAAATTTGCTCACTATAGTGAAATTCGGTCTTGTACAATAT ATGATTCTGAAGACAGTTTGTGCATTCCTAGCACTCGTGTTGGAAATCTTTGGTGTCTATGGTGATGGGGAATTCAAGTTTCACTACGG GTATCCATACATCACGATAGTACTGAATTTCAGCCAGATGTGGGCATTGTATTGCCTTGTGCAATTCTATAATGTGACTCATGAAAGACTTCAACCAATAAGGCCGCTTGCAAAGTTCATCAGCTTTAAGGCTATTGTGTTTGCCACTTGGTGGCAAGGTGTAGGTATTGCGCTGTTGTGTTATTTTGGTGTTCTTCCCAACCAGGAAAAACTACAAACAGGGTTGCaggatttcttgatttgtaTAGAA ATGGCAATTGCAGCTGTTGCACATGTGTTTGTCTTTTCGGCAGAACCTTACCATTACATTCCATCTTCTTCTGGGTATGAGAAGATCACCACCACTGAAACAACCAGTGAGGAAGCAGTGAAGTTGGAGGAAGGTGACAGTAGTACACAAGCTGTGGTTGAAACAAAAGAAACTCAGGTCGAGGCTCCCGGAACAAGTGTGACTGAGAGTGTTCAGGACATAGTGTTTGAAGGTGGTCATCAT GTTGTCAAGGACGTTGTGTTGACCATAAATCAAGCAATAGGGCCTGTGGAGAAGGGTGTGACGAAGGGTGTGACAAAGATACAAGAAACCTTCCACCAAAGATCAGATGAGCATGACGATAAGTCGAAGGTTTCAGTTGAGGAGAGTATTGAAGTGACTCTTTCCGATGAAGAAACACATTTGGACCGTTAA
- the LOC133727132 gene encoding photosystem I chlorophyll a/b-binding protein 6, chloroplastic, translating to MALAIASSALSSFPTREVPWKNSPGLRVTTCMLGRNSTRVGASKGVSSVCEPLPPDRPLWFPGSSPPEWLDGSLPGDFGFDPLGLGSDPELLKWFAQAELMHGRWAMLAVAGILIPEWLERLGFLENFSWFEAGEREYFADPTTLLLVQLALMGWVEGRRWADMLNPGSVSIEPKMPHKKIPKADVGYPGGLFFDPIMWGRGSPEPVMVLRTKEIKNGRLAMLAFVGFLFQAIYTGKDPIENLMDHLADPGHVNVFSAFTSQY from the exons ATGGCCTTGGCCATTGCCTCTTCTGCTCTCTCAAGCTTCCCAACCAG GGAAGTGCCTTGGAAAAATTCCCCAGGATTAAGAGTCACAACATGTATGCTAGGGAGAAATAGTACACGTGTTGGAGCAAGCAAAGGGGTGTCAAGTGTTTGTGAACCACTCCCTCCAGATAGACCATTGTGGTTTCCTGGTAGTTCACCTCCTGAGTGGCTTGATGGCAG CCTTCCCGGTGATTTTGGCTTCGACCCCCTTGGATTAG GGTCTGATCCAGAGTTACTAAAATGGTTTGCACAAGCTGAACTGATGCATGGCAGATGGGCAATGCTTGCAGTAGCAGGAATTCTGATTCCAGAGTGGCTTGAAAGACTAGGCTTCCTAGAGAACTTCTCATGGTTTGAGGCAGGTGAAAGAGAATACTTTGCAGACCCAACAACCTTGCTTTTGGTGCAATTAGCACTAATGGGTTGGGTTGAAGGTAGAAGATGGGCAGATATGCTTAATCCTGGGAGTGTTTCCATTGAGCCTAAAATGCCTCATAAAAAGATCCCCAAGGCAGATGTCGGGTACCCGGGTGGGCTCTTTTTTGACCCGATCATGTGGGGAAGAGGATCTCCTGAGCCTGTGATGGTGTTGAGAACAAAGGAGATCAAGAATGGGCGTCTTGCAATGTTGGCCTTTGTAGGGTTCTTGTTCCAAGCCATTTACACTGGGAAAGACCCCATTGAGAACTTGATGGATCATCTTGCAGATCCTGGTCACGTTAACGTATTTTCG GCTTTCACTTCACAATACTAG